Proteins from a single region of Segatella copri:
- a CDS encoding sugar MFS transporter, translated as MKMLTEQQTETNQTTDRRYLVPFILITSLFFLWGFARAILDVLNKHFQNALHISITHSALIQVTTYLGYFLMAIPAGFFINRYGYRRGVVFGLLLFGIGALLFIPGAAVGSFSAFLLCLFIIGCGLVFLETAANPYVTELGAKETATSRLNLSQSFNGLGGIFATLCIGQFLFNQTKEGGNVVVPYTILGILVLVIALVFSRVDLPEISHVATAEDEAAGSNISKLFSHHKMFVFGLLALLSYEVAEISINSYFINFVTGMKWMDDRTASVALTCALAFFMVGRFLGSWIMRRIKATTMLLICAVGCVVCILLVLSNLGKLSLVALLCNYMFEAIMFPTIFSIALTGLGNLTKTASSLLMMTPIGGCGFLLMGLIADRTHFTLPFLVPLVGFVIVLAYAAREYKLAKK; from the coding sequence ATGAAAATGTTAACAGAACAACAGACAGAAACAAATCAGACAACCGACAGGAGATATCTTGTCCCGTTCATTCTCATTACGTCGCTCTTCTTTTTGTGGGGCTTCGCTCGTGCCATTCTGGATGTGCTCAACAAGCACTTCCAGAATGCGCTGCACATCAGTATTACTCATTCCGCCCTTATTCAGGTTACCACCTATCTGGGTTATTTCCTGATGGCAATACCTGCTGGCTTCTTTATCAACCGGTATGGTTATCGCCGTGGAGTAGTCTTCGGTCTGCTCCTCTTTGGTATTGGCGCCTTGCTCTTTATCCCGGGTGCTGCGGTGGGCAGTTTCTCTGCATTCCTGCTCTGCCTTTTCATTATCGGGTGCGGTTTGGTGTTCCTGGAAACAGCCGCCAATCCCTATGTTACCGAACTGGGTGCCAAGGAAACAGCTACCAGCCGACTGAACTTATCGCAGTCGTTTAATGGATTGGGGGGCATTTTCGCCACACTTTGCATCGGTCAGTTCCTGTTTAATCAGACCAAAGAGGGCGGTAATGTGGTGGTGCCTTATACCATTCTGGGTATTCTGGTTTTGGTGATAGCTCTGGTCTTCTCGCGTGTAGATTTACCGGAAATCAGTCATGTGGCAACAGCAGAAGATGAGGCAGCCGGTTCTAATATCAGCAAACTCTTTTCCCATCACAAGATGTTTGTGTTTGGACTTCTGGCTTTGCTGAGCTATGAAGTGGCAGAGATTTCAATCAATTCCTACTTCATCAATTTCGTTACGGGCATGAAATGGATGGACGACCGCACGGCTTCCGTAGCCCTGACTTGTGCGCTGGCATTCTTTATGGTAGGCAGATTTCTCGGTTCCTGGATTATGCGCCGAATCAAGGCAACAACGATGTTGCTGATCTGCGCTGTGGGGTGTGTTGTCTGTATACTTTTAGTCCTGTCGAATCTGGGTAAGCTATCGCTGGTAGCCCTGCTTTGCAACTATATGTTCGAGGCCATCATGTTTCCTACCATCTTCAGTATCGCCCTCACGGGTTTGGGCAACCTTACCAAGACAGCCTCTTCGCTTCTGATGATGACGCCAATCGGAGGTTGCGGTTTCCTGTTGATGGGACTCATCGCCGACCGTACTCATTTCACGCTTCCTTTCCTGGTACCGCTCGTAGGATTTGTCATCGTTCTGGCTTATGCGGCTCGTGAATATAAACTTGCCAAGAAGTAA
- a CDS encoding class II fructose-bisphosphate aldolase, producing MAVDYKKIGLVNTKEMFARAIKGGWAVPAFNFNNLEQLQAIIQASSNLKSPVILQVSKGARKYANPTLLRYLAEGAVEYAKELGCNHPEIVLHLDHGDSFETCKSCVDFGFSSVMIDGSALPYEENIALTKKVVDYAHQFDVTVEGELGVLAGVEDDVVAEESHYTKPEEVVDFATRTGVDSLAISIGTSHGAYKFKPEQCTRDPKTGHLVPPPLAFDVLAAVEKQLPGFPIVLHGSSSVPQEYVDIINKFGGKLPDAVGIPEEQLTKASESAVCKINIDSDSRLAFTAGVRETLALHPEYFDPRQYCGKAREYMVDLYSHKIKDVLHSDNKLANLD from the coding sequence ATGGCAGTAGATTACAAGAAAATCGGTCTTGTGAACACTAAGGAGATGTTCGCAAGAGCTATCAAGGGCGGTTGGGCCGTTCCTGCTTTCAACTTCAATAACTTGGAGCAGCTCCAGGCTATCATCCAGGCTTCTTCAAACTTGAAGTCACCAGTTATCCTTCAGGTTTCTAAGGGTGCTCGTAAGTATGCTAACCCTACATTGCTCCGCTACTTGGCTGAGGGTGCTGTAGAGTATGCTAAGGAGTTGGGTTGCAACCATCCTGAGATCGTGCTTCACCTCGATCACGGTGATAGTTTCGAGACATGTAAGAGCTGTGTAGACTTCGGTTTCTCTTCTGTAATGATCGACGGTTCTGCTCTTCCATACGAGGAGAACATCGCATTGACAAAGAAGGTTGTTGATTACGCTCATCAGTTCGATGTAACTGTAGAGGGTGAGCTCGGTGTCCTCGCTGGTGTTGAGGATGACGTAGTAGCTGAGGAGTCTCACTATACAAAGCCTGAGGAGGTTGTAGATTTCGCTACACGTACAGGTGTTGATTCATTGGCTATCTCTATCGGTACTTCTCACGGTGCTTACAAGTTCAAGCCAGAGCAGTGCACACGTGACCCTAAGACTGGTCACCTCGTTCCTCCTCCATTGGCATTCGACGTATTGGCAGCAGTTGAGAAGCAGCTTCCTGGTTTCCCTATCGTTCTCCACGGTTCTTCTTCAGTTCCTCAGGAGTATGTTGATATCATCAACAAGTTCGGTGGCAAGTTGCCAGATGCAGTTGGTATCCCAGAGGAGCAGTTGACTAAGGCTTCTGAGAGCGCTGTTTGCAAGATCAACATCGACTCTGACTCTCGTCTTGCTTTCACAGCAGGTGTTCGTGAGACATTGGCTCTTCACCCAGAGTACTTCGACCCACGTCAGTACTGCGGTAAGGCTCGTGAGTACATGGTTGACCTCTATAGCCACAAGATCAAGGATGTTCTTCATTCTGACAACAAGTTGGCTAACCTCGACTAA
- a CDS encoding DUF5106 domain-containing protein, with amino-acid sequence MARFIFLSFFMLVGGLAPTKAQNSFPYPALPDSLRSVEQRATYLSEHYWDNFSFSDTLELANKEMAEQGFVNFIDILARFDQEIAQKGIAAFTAKAYQQKPSKEKFENLIEHYYENPESPMRNDRIYALFLEDMAKSPYFDETEKERIGFKLKQARKNLPGTQATNISFMLEDGKPHQLSDYREKKVILYFYDPDCENCHKISAWLDKQTIPAGISLLRIVADNRLSTIYGLKAMPTIYLLDKENKVILKNCTPEQLMETLRGNENNR; translated from the coding sequence ATGGCAAGATTCATATTCCTCAGTTTCTTCATGCTGGTTGGAGGCTTAGCCCCAACCAAGGCTCAGAACAGTTTCCCATACCCTGCTCTGCCAGATAGTCTGCGCAGTGTAGAGCAACGCGCAACATACCTGAGTGAGCACTATTGGGACAACTTCAGCTTTTCCGATACCCTGGAACTGGCAAACAAGGAGATGGCAGAACAGGGCTTTGTCAACTTCATCGACATTCTGGCACGTTTCGACCAGGAAATAGCCCAGAAGGGTATTGCGGCCTTTACAGCCAAAGCTTACCAGCAGAAGCCATCTAAAGAGAAGTTTGAAAACCTCATCGAGCATTATTATGAGAACCCTGAGTCGCCCATGCGCAACGACAGGATATATGCCCTATTTCTGGAAGACATGGCTAAATCGCCATACTTTGATGAAACCGAGAAAGAAAGAATAGGATTTAAACTGAAACAGGCAAGAAAGAACTTGCCTGGCACACAGGCTACCAACATCAGTTTTATGCTGGAAGACGGCAAGCCTCATCAGTTGAGCGATTACCGGGAAAAGAAGGTTATCTTATATTTCTACGATCCTGACTGCGAGAACTGCCACAAGATATCTGCATGGCTCGACAAACAGACAATACCAGCCGGCATCAGTCTGCTCCGCATCGTAGCAGATAACCGATTGAGCACGATTTACGGGCTCAAAGCCATGCCAACCATTTACCTGTTGGATAAAGAGAATAAGGTGATATTAAAAAACTGTACACCTGAACAGCTCATGGAAACGCTAAGGGGAAATGAAAACAACAGATAG